Proteins encoded together in one Impatiens glandulifera chromosome 1, dImpGla2.1, whole genome shotgun sequence window:
- the LOC124918910 gene encoding (+)-neomenthol dehydrogenase-like — protein MEFKTRRCAIVTGANRGIGFEVCRQLAITGITVVLTARDEQKGLEALEKLKESASNENINVIFHRLDVADPSTIPPLVDFIKAKFGKLDILVNNAAVVTSRVDWQSLKDYILKPEWSKLKLSEENYENAEECLQVNYYGMKRMVEAFVPLLKHSNSPRIVNVSSFTGKLQNLPHAWAKGVLNDANNLNEERIDEVLKEFLKDFKEGTWEANGWPTTLTSYLLTKATLNAYTRVVAKKFPTILVNCVCPGFVNTKINDNTGILTVEEGAKRLVRLALLPDDGPSGTLYCWDEVSSFE, from the exons ATGGAGTTCAAAACGAGGAG GTGCGCAATTGTTACCGGTGCAAATAGAGGAATAGGGTTTGAGGTATGCAGGCAATTGGCTATCACCGGTATTACGGTGGTTTTGACTGCCAGAGACGAACAAAAAGGACTTGAAGCTCTTGAAAAGCTTAAAGAATCTGCCAGTAATGAGAACATTAATGTCATCTTCCATCGTCTTGATGTGGCCGACCCATCAACCATTCCTCCTCTTGTTGATTTTATAAAGGCTAAGTTTGGGAAGCTTGATATCTTG GTCAATAATGCTGCTGTTGTAACATCTAGGGTTGATTGGCAGTCATTAAAAGATTACATTTTAAAG CCTGAATGGTCAAAACTCAAGTTGAGTGAAGAGAATTATGAGAATGCAGAAGAATGTCTCCAGGTGAATTATTATGGCATGAAAAGAATGGTAGAAGCATTTGTTCCCCTCCTCAAGCACTCTAATTCGCCAAGGATTGTGAATGTTTCTTCTTTCACGGGAAAATTACAA AACTTACCGCACGCATGGGCTAAAGGAGTGTTAAATGATGCTAACAATCTTAATGAAGAAAGAATAGATGAGGTGTTGAAAGAGTTTCTTAAGGATTTCAAAGAGGGGACGTGGGAGGCCAATGGTTGGCCCACGACACTCACTTCTTATTTGTTAACAAAAGCAACTTTGAATGCTTACACAAGAGTTGTGGCCAAGAAGTTTCCGACCATTCTTGTGAATTGTGTTTGCCCGGGTTTTGTTAATACCAAAATCAATGATAATACTGGTATATTGACTGTGGAAGAGGGAGCTAAAAGGCTCGTTAGATTGGCTTTATTGCCGGATGATGGACCTTCCGGAACATTATATTGTTGGGATGAAGTCTCATCTTTTGAATGA